The proteins below come from a single Stigmatopora argus isolate UIUO_Sarg chromosome 11, RoL_Sarg_1.0, whole genome shotgun sequence genomic window:
- the LOC144084961 gene encoding uncharacterized protein LOC144084961, translating into MGLRSVEEMVSGQRSEVNEYQAPAERGDLSEDDSGGEHDEVSAVALNMDKCGRLRLETVDDLFNILQLRKRRRARKAPGRKKKSAPPAETLPDTVEVPLFLAGAVDNKMAVVQKYLDEGGNPDAVDHFHRTALHKASFKGNLEVMNALLDAGAAVDKKDRLESTAVHWACRGGSLAALQLLLRRGAKIAARDKLHSCPLHVAVRTGHVECAEYLIHCGADVNAKDRDGDTCMHDAVRINRFKMIKLLMMYGAGLNVKNCDGKTPMETLYAWQNGAKSLLFNVSEDRAESHEKIM; encoded by the exons ATGGGTCTTCGCAGCGTGGAGGAAATG GTGAGCGGCCAGAGGTCAGAGGTCAACGAGTACCAGGCGCCGGCCGAACGGGGCGACCTGTCCGAGGACGACAGCGGCGGCGAGCACGACGAGGTCAGCGCGGTGGCCCTCAAC ATGGACAAATGCGGGCGCCTGCGTCTGGAGACGGTGGATGACCTCTTCAACATCCTTCAgctgaggaagaggaggcgggCCAGGAAGGCGCCCGGCCGTAAGAAGAAGTCGGCGCCGCCCGCCGAGACGCTG CCCGACACGGTGGAGGTGCCGCTTTTCCTGGCCGGCGCCGTGGACAACAAGATGGCCGTGGTGCAAAAGTACCTGGACGAGGGAGGGAACCCCGACGCGGTGGACCAC TTCCACAGGACGGCCCTCCACAAGGCCTCCTTCAAAGGGAACTTGGAGGTCATGAACGCGCTGCTGGACGCCGGCGCCGCCGTCGACAAGAAGGACAGA CTGGAGTCGACGGCGGTCCACTGGGCCTGCCGGGGCGGGAGCCTGGCCGCCCTGCAGCTTCTCCTGCGGCGCGGCGCCAAGATCGCCGCCAGAGACAAG CTGCACAGTTGTCCCCTGCACGTGGCCGTCAGGACGGGACACGTGGAGTGCGCCGAGTACCTCATCCACTGCGGCGCCGACGTCAACGCCAAAGACAGA gacggCGACACTTGCATGCACGACGCGGTGAGGATCAACCGCTTCAAGATGATCAAGCTGCTCATGATGTACGGCGCCGGTCTCAACGTCAAGAACTGC GACGGCAAGACGCCAATGGAGACGCTGTACGCGTGGCAGAACGGCGCCAAGAGCCTCCTCTTCAACGTCAGCGAGGACAGGGCCGAGTCCCACGAAAAGATCATGTGA
- the pcgf5b gene encoding polycomb group RING finger protein 5-B isoform X1 produces the protein MAWFSGNWHASLLVTCPATEAPKQSAVSPPSPWTERSRTEPNGAERSRAKPNEAERSRTKPNEAERSRTKPNEAERSRASKFRVVCPREEGRQAGSARGPRDASEQRTNERSNEATISGWRKPERTRTRGGVSQWLPGRRPPWSGAWVARPWAEATSEMSGGGGGGGGGGGDGGRARRVRDFNRFITCYLCGGYLIKPTAVTECLHTCRWARSRLAATASRAGVRTRFFSLSLCFSPSRSVCKSCIVQHFEESNDCPKCGIQVHETNPLEMLRLDNTLEEIIFKLVPGLREQEEGRELDFFRENRRHRDPTAGDAARAGLPVGEGGACADRDYHRSDPQIAICLDCLRNAGGGEADVTDLMKKFIRCSSRVTVGTIKKFLSLKLKLPSSYELDVLCNGEIMGRDHTLEFIYMTRWRLRAHNTYPMVLEYRPRIDFG, from the exons ATGGCTTGGTTTTCGGGGAATTGGCACGCCTCCCTTCTCGTCACGTGTCCCGCGACGGAAGCTCCAAAACAGAGCG CTGTCAGCCCGCCTTCCCCCTGGACCGAGCGCAGCCGAACGGAGCCGAACGGAGCCGAGCGAAGCCGAGCGAAGCCGAACGAAGCCGAACGAAGCCGAACGAAGCCGAACGAAGCCGAACGGAGCCGAACGAAGCCGAACGAAGCCGAACGAAGCCGAGCCTCCAAGTTCCGTGTTGTGTGTCCCAGGGAggaaggcaggcaggcaggcagtgcGCGAGGACCGAGAGACGCGAGCGAgcaacgaacgaacgaacgatcGAACGAAGCAACAATATCCGGCTGGAGGAAGCCGGAAAGGACGAGGACGCGAG gggGTGTCAGCCAGTGGCTTCCAGGCCGGCGGCCGCCATGGAGCGGGGCTTGGGTCGCCCGCCCCTGGGCTGAGGCCACTTCCGAGATGTccggcggcggaggcggaggcggaggcggcggGGGAGACGGCGGCAGGGCGCGGCGGGTCCGAGACTTTAACCGTTTCATCACCTGCTACCTTTGCGGAGGTTACCTGATCAAGCCCACCGCCGTCACCGAGTGCCTGCACACCTGTAGGTGGGCGCGCTCTCGGCTCGCCGCCACCGCGAGCCGGGCGGGCGTGCGTACccgttttttctctctctctctctgtttctctccgtCTCGCTCAGTCTGCAAGAGTTGCATCGTGCAGCACTTTGAGGAGAGCAACGACTGTCCCAAATGCGGCATTCAGGTCCACGAGACCAACCCGCTGGAGATGCTCAG GTTGGACAACACTCTGGAGGAGATCATCTTCAAGTTGGTTCCGGGCCTCCGAGAGC AGGAGGAGGGACGAGAGCTGGACTTCTTTAGGGAAAATCGGCGCCATCGGGACCCCACCG CCGGCGACGCGGCCAGGGCGGGGCTTCCCGTCGGGGAAGGCGGCGCCTGCGCCGACCGGGACTACCACAGGAGCGACCCTCAGATCGCCATCTGCCTCGACTGCCTGcgcaacgccggcggcggcgaggcCGACGTCACG GACCTGATGAAGAAATTCATCCGCTGTTCCAGCCGTGTGACGGTGGGAACCATCAAGAAGTTTCTCAGCCTCAAACTCAAGCTGCCCAGCTCCTACGAG CTGGACGTGTTGTGTAACGGTGAGATCATGGGTCGAGATCACACGCTGGAATTCATCTACATGACAAGATGGCGACTGCGCGCTCACAAC ACGTATCCCATGGTCCTGGAGTACCGGCCGCGCATCGACTTTGGATGA
- the pcgf5b gene encoding polycomb group RING finger protein 5-B isoform X4, whose translation MAWFSGNWHASLLVTCPATEAPKQSAVSPPSPWTERSRTEPNGAERSRAKPNEAERSRTKPNEAERSRTKPNEAERSRASKFRVVCPREEGRQAGSARGPRDASEQRTNERSNEATISGWRKPERTRTRGGVSQWLPGRRPPWSGAWVARPWAEATSEMSGGGGGGGGGGGDGGRARRVRDFNRFITCYLCGVCKSCIVQHFEESNDCPKCGIQVHETNPLEMLRLDNTLEEIIFKLVPGLREQEEGRELDFFRENRRHRDPTAGDAARAGLPVGEGGACADRDYHRSDPQIAICLDCLRNAGGGEADVTDLMKKFIRCSSRVTVGTIKKFLSLKLKLPSSYELDVLCNGEIMGRDHTLEFIYMTRWRLRAHNTYPMVLEYRPRIDFG comes from the exons ATGGCTTGGTTTTCGGGGAATTGGCACGCCTCCCTTCTCGTCACGTGTCCCGCGACGGAAGCTCCAAAACAGAGCG CTGTCAGCCCGCCTTCCCCCTGGACCGAGCGCAGCCGAACGGAGCCGAACGGAGCCGAGCGAAGCCGAGCGAAGCCGAACGAAGCCGAACGAAGCCGAACGAAGCCGAACGAAGCCGAACGGAGCCGAACGAAGCCGAACGAAGCCGAACGAAGCCGAGCCTCCAAGTTCCGTGTTGTGTGTCCCAGGGAggaaggcaggcaggcaggcagtgcGCGAGGACCGAGAGACGCGAGCGAgcaacgaacgaacgaacgatcGAACGAAGCAACAATATCCGGCTGGAGGAAGCCGGAAAGGACGAGGACGCGAG gggGTGTCAGCCAGTGGCTTCCAGGCCGGCGGCCGCCATGGAGCGGGGCTTGGGTCGCCCGCCCCTGGGCTGAGGCCACTTCCGAGATGTccggcggcggaggcggaggcggaggcggcggGGGAGACGGCGGCAGGGCGCGGCGGGTCCGAGACTTTAACCGTTTCATCACCTGCTACCTTTGCGGAG TCTGCAAGAGTTGCATCGTGCAGCACTTTGAGGAGAGCAACGACTGTCCCAAATGCGGCATTCAGGTCCACGAGACCAACCCGCTGGAGATGCTCAG GTTGGACAACACTCTGGAGGAGATCATCTTCAAGTTGGTTCCGGGCCTCCGAGAGC AGGAGGAGGGACGAGAGCTGGACTTCTTTAGGGAAAATCGGCGCCATCGGGACCCCACCG CCGGCGACGCGGCCAGGGCGGGGCTTCCCGTCGGGGAAGGCGGCGCCTGCGCCGACCGGGACTACCACAGGAGCGACCCTCAGATCGCCATCTGCCTCGACTGCCTGcgcaacgccggcggcggcgaggcCGACGTCACG GACCTGATGAAGAAATTCATCCGCTGTTCCAGCCGTGTGACGGTGGGAACCATCAAGAAGTTTCTCAGCCTCAAACTCAAGCTGCCCAGCTCCTACGAG CTGGACGTGTTGTGTAACGGTGAGATCATGGGTCGAGATCACACGCTGGAATTCATCTACATGACAAGATGGCGACTGCGCGCTCACAAC ACGTATCCCATGGTCCTGGAGTACCGGCCGCGCATCGACTTTGGATGA
- the pcgf5b gene encoding polycomb group RING finger protein 5-B isoform X2 has translation MAWFSGNWHASLLVTCPATEAPKQSAVSPPSPWTERSRTEPNGAERSRAKPNEAERSRTKPNEAERSRTKPNEAERSRASKFRVVCPREEGRQAGSARGPRDASEQRTNERSNEATISGWRKPERTRTRGGVSQWLPGRRPPWSGAWVARPWAEATSEMSGGGGGGGGGGGDGGRARRVRDFNRFITCYLCGGYLIKPTAVTECLHTFCKSCIVQHFEESNDCPKCGIQVHETNPLEMLRLDNTLEEIIFKLVPGLREQEEGRELDFFRENRRHRDPTGEFPRGGGGGEHRRPAVTSVSAAGDAARAGLPVGEGGACADRDYHRSDPQIAICLDCLRNAGGGEADVTDLMKKFIRCSSRVTVGTIKKFLSLKLKLPSSYELDVLCNGEIMGRDHTLEFIYMTRWRLRAHNTYPMVLEYRPRIDFG, from the exons ATGGCTTGGTTTTCGGGGAATTGGCACGCCTCCCTTCTCGTCACGTGTCCCGCGACGGAAGCTCCAAAACAGAGCG CTGTCAGCCCGCCTTCCCCCTGGACCGAGCGCAGCCGAACGGAGCCGAACGGAGCCGAGCGAAGCCGAGCGAAGCCGAACGAAGCCGAACGAAGCCGAACGAAGCCGAACGAAGCCGAACGGAGCCGAACGAAGCCGAACGAAGCCGAACGAAGCCGAGCCTCCAAGTTCCGTGTTGTGTGTCCCAGGGAggaaggcaggcaggcaggcagtgcGCGAGGACCGAGAGACGCGAGCGAgcaacgaacgaacgaacgatcGAACGAAGCAACAATATCCGGCTGGAGGAAGCCGGAAAGGACGAGGACGCGAG gggGTGTCAGCCAGTGGCTTCCAGGCCGGCGGCCGCCATGGAGCGGGGCTTGGGTCGCCCGCCCCTGGGCTGAGGCCACTTCCGAGATGTccggcggcggaggcggaggcggaggcggcggGGGAGACGGCGGCAGGGCGCGGCGGGTCCGAGACTTTAACCGTTTCATCACCTGCTACCTTTGCGGAGGTTACCTGATCAAGCCCACCGCCGTCACCGAGTGCCTGCACACCT TCTGCAAGAGTTGCATCGTGCAGCACTTTGAGGAGAGCAACGACTGTCCCAAATGCGGCATTCAGGTCCACGAGACCAACCCGCTGGAGATGCTCAG GTTGGACAACACTCTGGAGGAGATCATCTTCAAGTTGGTTCCGGGCCTCCGAGAGC AGGAGGAGGGACGAGAGCTGGACTTCTTTAGGGAAAATCGGCGCCATCGGGACCCCACCGGTGAGTTCccgcgcggcggcggcggcggcgaacaCCGTCGACCCGCGGTGACCTCGGTCTCCGCAGCCGGCGACGCGGCCAGGGCGGGGCTTCCCGTCGGGGAAGGCGGCGCCTGCGCCGACCGGGACTACCACAGGAGCGACCCTCAGATCGCCATCTGCCTCGACTGCCTGcgcaacgccggcggcggcgaggcCGACGTCACG GACCTGATGAAGAAATTCATCCGCTGTTCCAGCCGTGTGACGGTGGGAACCATCAAGAAGTTTCTCAGCCTCAAACTCAAGCTGCCCAGCTCCTACGAG CTGGACGTGTTGTGTAACGGTGAGATCATGGGTCGAGATCACACGCTGGAATTCATCTACATGACAAGATGGCGACTGCGCGCTCACAAC ACGTATCCCATGGTCCTGGAGTACCGGCCGCGCATCGACTTTGGATGA
- the pcgf5b gene encoding polycomb group RING finger protein 5-B isoform X3, with protein sequence MAWFSGNWHASLLVTCPATEAPKQSAVSPPSPWTERSRTEPNGAERSRAKPNEAERSRTKPNEAERSRTKPNEAERSRASKFRVVCPREEGRQAGSARGPRDASEQRTNERSNEATISGWRKPERTRTRGGVSQWLPGRRPPWSGAWVARPWAEATSEMSGGGGGGGGGGGDGGRARRVRDFNRFITCYLCGGYLIKPTAVTECLHTFCKSCIVQHFEESNDCPKCGIQVHETNPLEMLRLDNTLEEIIFKLVPGLREQEEGRELDFFRENRRHRDPTAGDAARAGLPVGEGGACADRDYHRSDPQIAICLDCLRNAGGGEADVTDLMKKFIRCSSRVTVGTIKKFLSLKLKLPSSYELDVLCNGEIMGRDHTLEFIYMTRWRLRAHNTYPMVLEYRPRIDFG encoded by the exons ATGGCTTGGTTTTCGGGGAATTGGCACGCCTCCCTTCTCGTCACGTGTCCCGCGACGGAAGCTCCAAAACAGAGCG CTGTCAGCCCGCCTTCCCCCTGGACCGAGCGCAGCCGAACGGAGCCGAACGGAGCCGAGCGAAGCCGAGCGAAGCCGAACGAAGCCGAACGAAGCCGAACGAAGCCGAACGAAGCCGAACGGAGCCGAACGAAGCCGAACGAAGCCGAACGAAGCCGAGCCTCCAAGTTCCGTGTTGTGTGTCCCAGGGAggaaggcaggcaggcaggcagtgcGCGAGGACCGAGAGACGCGAGCGAgcaacgaacgaacgaacgatcGAACGAAGCAACAATATCCGGCTGGAGGAAGCCGGAAAGGACGAGGACGCGAG gggGTGTCAGCCAGTGGCTTCCAGGCCGGCGGCCGCCATGGAGCGGGGCTTGGGTCGCCCGCCCCTGGGCTGAGGCCACTTCCGAGATGTccggcggcggaggcggaggcggaggcggcggGGGAGACGGCGGCAGGGCGCGGCGGGTCCGAGACTTTAACCGTTTCATCACCTGCTACCTTTGCGGAGGTTACCTGATCAAGCCCACCGCCGTCACCGAGTGCCTGCACACCT TCTGCAAGAGTTGCATCGTGCAGCACTTTGAGGAGAGCAACGACTGTCCCAAATGCGGCATTCAGGTCCACGAGACCAACCCGCTGGAGATGCTCAG GTTGGACAACACTCTGGAGGAGATCATCTTCAAGTTGGTTCCGGGCCTCCGAGAGC AGGAGGAGGGACGAGAGCTGGACTTCTTTAGGGAAAATCGGCGCCATCGGGACCCCACCG CCGGCGACGCGGCCAGGGCGGGGCTTCCCGTCGGGGAAGGCGGCGCCTGCGCCGACCGGGACTACCACAGGAGCGACCCTCAGATCGCCATCTGCCTCGACTGCCTGcgcaacgccggcggcggcgaggcCGACGTCACG GACCTGATGAAGAAATTCATCCGCTGTTCCAGCCGTGTGACGGTGGGAACCATCAAGAAGTTTCTCAGCCTCAAACTCAAGCTGCCCAGCTCCTACGAG CTGGACGTGTTGTGTAACGGTGAGATCATGGGTCGAGATCACACGCTGGAATTCATCTACATGACAAGATGGCGACTGCGCGCTCACAAC ACGTATCCCATGGTCCTGGAGTACCGGCCGCGCATCGACTTTGGATGA
- the cyp26c1 gene encoding cytochrome P450 26C1, with product MFSPVHLAKATCAWLLGALLALALARLLWALRWRLSRDPRNPLPLPRGSMGWPLVGETLHWLFQGSDFHAERRRRHGNVFKTHLLGKPVVRVTGAENVRKILLGEHSLVRTQWPQSTRIILGPNSLVNSVGDAHKRRRQVLAKVFGRDALESYLPRLREVVRRQVGRWRARADAVDVYAAAKSLTFRVAVRVLLGLRLDEERLRYLGAVFEQLMDNLFSLPVDMPLSGLRKGIKAREILHANMEKIIAEKMAQPQQEDLDAFDYMLSSAKEHGQKLSIQELKETAVELIFAAHSTTASASTSLVLQLLRHPDVAARLRAELDSEGLTDEGLTDEGPTPTGEGPRERLGLDQLGRLRYLDCVVKEVLRFLPPVSGGYRTALRTFDLDGYQVPKGWSVMYSIRDTHETAGVFRGPRAFDPDRFGPERREDRSSRFSYVPFGAGVRGCVGKELARLVLKTLAVELLATCTWSLATRDFPHMRTVPIVHPVDGLRVRFAPKRPPA from the exons ATGTTCTCGCCGGTGCATCTGGCCAAAGCCACGTGCGCGTGGCTGCTGGGCGCGCTCCTGGCCCTGGCGCTGGCCCGCCTGCTGTGGGCGCTCCGCTGGAGGCTGAGCCGAGACCCCCGCAACCCGCTGCCTCTGCCCCGGGGCTCCATGGGATGGCCGTTGGTGGGGGAGACGCTGCACTGGCTCTTTCAG GGCTCCGACTTCCACGCCGAGCGCCGGCGTCGCCACGGCAACGTGTTCAAGACGCACCTCCTGGGCAAACCCGTGGTGCGGGTGACGGGCGCGGAAAACGTGCGCAAGATCCTGCTGGGCGAGCACAGCCTGGTGCGCACGCAGTGGCCGCAGAGCACGCGCATCATCCTGGGACCCAACAGCTTGGTCAACTCGGTCGGCGACGCCCACAAGAGGAGGCGTCAG GTCCTGGCCAAAGTCTTCGGCAGAGACGCCCTGGAGTCGTACCTTCCGCGCCTGCGCGAGGTGGTCCGGCGCCAAGTGGGGCGCTGGCGGGCCCGGGCCGACGCCGTGGACGTGTACGCCGCCGCCAAGTCGCTGACCTTCCGCGTGGCCGTGCGGGTCCTGCTGGGTCTGCGGCTGGACGAGGAACGCTTGCGGTACCTGGGCGCCGTCTTTGAGCAGCTCATGGACAATCTCTTCTCGCTTCCCGTCGACATGCCGCTCAGCGGCCTGCGCAAG GGAATCAAAGCCCGGGAGATCCTCCACGCCAACATGGAGAAGATCATCGCCGAGAAGATGGCGCAGCCCCAGCAGGAAGATCTGGACGCCTTCGACTACATGTTGTCCAGCGCCAAGGAGCACGGCCAGAAGCTCAGCATCCAGGAGCTCAAA GAAACGGCGGTGGAGTTGATCTTCGCGGCGCACTCCACCACGGCCAGCGCGTCCACGTCCCTGGTGCTGCAGCTGCTCCGCCACCCGGACGTGGCGGCGCGTCTGCGGGCCGAGCTGGACTCGGAAGGCCTGACGGACGAGGGCCTGACGGACGAGGGCCCCACCCCCACGGGCGAGGGTCCCCGGGAGCGCCTGGGCCTGGACCAGCTGGGCCGCCTTCGCTACCTGGACTGCGTGGTCAAAGAGGTCCTGCGCTTCCTGCCGCCCGTGTCCGGAGGCTACCGGACCGCCCTGAGGACCTTCGACTTGGAC GGTTACCAGGTGCCCAAAGGCTGGAGCGTGATGTACAGCATCAGGGACACACACGAGACGGCGGGCGTCTTCCGGGGGCCCCGAGCCTTCGACCCGGACCGCTTCGGGCCGGAGCGGCGGGAGGACCGCTCGTCCCGCTTCAGCTACGTGCCCTTTGGCGCCGGCGTGCGGGGCTGCGTGGGCAAAGAACTGGCCCGGTTGGTCCTCAAGACCCTGGCCGTGGAACTGCTGGCCACCTGCACGTGGAGCCTGGCCACCCGCGACTTCCCCCACATGCGCACCGTGCCCATCGTGCACCCCGTCGACGGACTGCGCGTGCGCTTTGCGCCCAAGCGGCCGCCGGCTTGA
- the LOC144084959 gene encoding protein phosphatase 1 regulatory subunit 3C-B-like, with the protein MSSASLLRSFSPSAMPGPVLPMDVDMAVRFYVSHSPPPLRGFLGSYETPLRRSKRERAAAAMAAAAALRPCLLRGAAPDEAWGARGQKKKVVFADSKGMSLTAVRVFSKNEEERGVGGGVGGEELQFHMSDLENAAAELKIRPPVGLALDFKQPSADYLDFRRRLLRDSVCLENCSLQGRSLAGTVKVRNVGFQKSVLVRATFDSWANYVDVDCAFMNNVYGAHDTDTFAFALDLPADVPPHHRVEFCVRFRVPDRTYWDNNDGKNYALKHAGCWEKGGEAAVKLPEMDQDQLGSPRLCGGGGGGFFPGWQSWNRAVPYW; encoded by the exons ATGAGTTCTGCCAG CCTCCTCAGGTCCTTCAGTCCGTCCGCCATGCCCGGCCCGGTCTTGCCCATGGACGTGGACATGGCCGTGCGCTTCTACGTCAGccactctcctcctcctctcaggGGCTTCCTGGGCTCCTACGAGACGCCCCTCCGTCGGAGCAAACGCGagcgggcggcggcggccatggcggcggcggcggcgctcagGCCCTGCCTGCTGAGGGGGGCGGCGCCGGACGAGGCCTGGGGCGCCAGAGGCCAGAAGAAGAAGGTGGTGTTCGCCGACTCCAAGGGAATGTCGCTGACCGCCGTGCGCGTCTTCTCCAAGAACGAGGAGGAGCGTGGCGTCGGTGGCGGCGTCGGCGGGGAGGAACTGCAGTTCCACATGAGCGACCTGGAGAACGCGGCGGCCGAGCTGAAGATCCGGCCGCCCGTCGGCCTGGCGCTGGACTTCAAGCAGCCCTCGGCCGACTACCTGGACTTCCGGCGCCGCCTGCTGCGGGACTCTGTCTGCCTGGAGAACTGCTCGCTGCAGGGGCGCTCGCTGGCCGGCACCGTCAAGGTCCGCAACGTGGGCTTCCAAAAGTCGGTGCTGGTGCGGGCCACCTTCGACTCGTGGGCCAACTACGTGGACGTGGACTGCGCCTTCATGAACAACGTCTACGGCGCCCATGACACCGACACCTTCGCCTTCGCGCTGGACCTGCCCGCCGACGTCCCGCCGCACCACCGCGTGGAGTTCTGCGTGCGCTTCCGGGTCCCGGACCGGACCTACTGGGACAACAACGACGGCAAGAACTACGCCCTCAAGCACGCGGGCTGCTGGGAGAAGGGCGGCGAGGCCGCCGTCAAGCTCCCGGAGATGGACCAAGACCAGTTGGGGAGTCCGCGTTTgtgcggtggcggcggcggcggcttctTCCCGGGCTGGCAAAGCTGGAACCGGGCCGTGCCCTATTGGTGA